Part of the Sorghum bicolor cultivar BTx623 chromosome 1, Sorghum_bicolor_NCBIv3, whole genome shotgun sequence genome, GCCGATAGCTCACATCACATCACATCACATCACATCTGCGGGCAGGAGTAGCAGGCCGGGCCCTGATCAAGCCCAAGCTAAACTACTCCAATCCAATCCAAGCCAAGCCAAGCCAGTCCATCCATCCAATCCAAGAAAGAAAACGCGGATGAATGAAAGAttcaaaaaagaagaagaagaaaacacacacacacacacacacacacacacacacacggatGAATCTGTTTTGTGGCAACTGGCAAGAAACAGCAACGTACCGTAGCGACAGACAGACGGACCATGCTTAAACTAGCTACTAGGACCAACCAAACCAAACTACGTAGGCGTTGAGTTGAGGGAGTTACCTTGACAGCGACATTCGTCGATCCACAAGGCACGTCTCCACTAAAAAACAATCATCACTCCAAGTCCCACTGTAGTATGTATATATAAAATCAATCAGCAGCGGCACATGCACAAGCTAGCACAACAATAACACAAAGGGTTTCGATCGAGCTCAAGCTATAGCAAGAATTAATGGCAACTTACGCTTCAACATCCTCCCTTGCCTGCCTCTTCATCGTCTTACTTGTATCCTTGGCTCTACCCGGGAGCCATGGTGGCAGCATTGCCATCTACTGGGGCCAGAACGGCAACGAGGGCACTCTCGCCGACACCTGCGCCACCGGCAACTATGCCTTTGTCAACATCGCCTTCCTCTGTAGCTTCGGCTCGGGGCAGAAGCCGCAGCTGAACCTCGCGGGTCACTGCGACCCCTACTCCAACGCCTGCACAAACCTCACCGCAGACATCAACTCATGCCAGTCCAAGGGTGTCAAGGTCATGCTCTCCATCGGCGGTGGCGCTGGAGGATACTCCCTCAACTCCAGGCAAGACGCCTTCAAGCTTGCCCAGTACATCTGGAACAATTTCCTCGGTGGGCACTCCGACAAGAGGCCGCTTGGCGACGCCGTGCTCGACGGCGTCGACTTCGACATCGAGGGAGGAAACCCTGACTACTATGGAGCCCTTGCGGCATACCTCAAGTCCTTGGCTGCCAACGCCAAGGGCAAGGAGGTCTACCTGTCAGCGGCGCCGCAGTGTCCTTTCCCGGACCAGTGGGTCGGCAAAGCCCTTCAGACAGGCCTCTTCGACTATGTCTGGGTTCAGTTCTACAACAACCCACCTTGCCAATACACACCGGGAAGCATGGCCAACCTCGTCAATTCCTGGAACCAGTGGACAACAGGGATCACAGCTAAGTACATCTTTCTTGGCCTGCCGGCTGCACCAGATGCTGCAGGGAGTGGATTCATACCAGTAGGGAGCCTCAAGACGGAGGTGCTTCCCGCGCTCAACAACTCCACCAACTACGGAGGAGTGATGCTGTGGTCCAAGTTCTACGATGACCAGGATGGATACAGCTCGGCCATCAAGAATTCCGTCTGATCTCATATATATCTGCATGTTCGTTTCCACTCTGAATATGAGCgtctgtgagagagagagagagagagttgtgATGTATTGTCAGTACTACTTCATATAGTTTGGCTTAGTCTATATGTGTGCATACGAAATTCCATTgaataaaaatatttctattaccCTTGCATTCTATGGTCGCTGGACTTCAATTCAAGACGAATTAGAATCAACGGCTAACAATAAGTACCTTGTGCCTGGGGGTTAGGGCTCCAATCTGCATCGATATAGTCTTATCACGCCTGAAACAGATGTCCAGATAATCAAGTAtgccgagaaaaaaaaaaggaagggtgatattgtttagttcaccctaaaaaccaaaaaattttcaaaatttctcgtcacatcaaatcttgtggcacatgcatagaacattaaatatagataaaaacaaaaactaattgcacagtttgtctgtaaatcacaagatgaatcttttaagcctagttactctatgactgaacgatgtttgtcaaataaaaacgaaagtgctacagtgtcaaaatccaaaaactttttgatctaaacaaggcctaatttgaGACTACCTCAATGCGACAAAATTGCATATCATGACTTGATCACTCATATAATCTGGTAAGATCTCACAAGCAACATAAACGCCATATATAGATTTCAACAAAAGCGACTGCCGATGCAAACAGCAGTTGTACATACACCTCTTAGCTAAATGAACCAAAACCCTAAAACCTAATTCATTTGGCTTGCTCATCTATTCCTAAGCGTACTACTAAGCCACAGATAAGGGGCAggtaagagaaaagaaaagatgaaTTACGGCTAGCTACATAATCCCAGATTCTTCTGATCTAGTGGGTTACAGAGGCACCCCTAACTACACCTAGCTTGGGTTGCTTTGAGCAGAATCGTCAGCATGACCTATGTTAGAATCTGCCTGTTGTCTGGATGAACGCTGAAAGTAGTACCTGCAGGAGGAAAATGGTAGCAGTTATTCATTAGCAAGTAcatcgacggaaaactcataaaAAGAACTGTGTTCACGTGGCATACACAAAAATGTCGATTCCATGGAGAGATGAGTATTTCCTGAGCAGGCGCTCTATTGTATACCATTCTGATCGTTGGGAGCCACCTTGATAACCAATTCGGGGCATGTGGATAGCCGCttcagaagaaaaaaaaacaaaaaacaaaataacTAAATCTGATAGTACCTAAAGAGATAATTGCATCAGTTCAATACTAGAATGCAGAAGGAAAAAATGGGAACCATAGCATTTTGATAGCTTCAAAGGTGAGAAAGTGATTATAAGTGTTAGAATATAATTATAACAGCCCATATTGGGCTTATGGTCCATTGGCCTTGTACTCCTAGCCTGACTTGTACTAGTACCACATTGTAACTTGTACATGTACTGCAATTAAGCCTTCCCGACTATATATATCAAAGGTCACCCCCTATTGGGTGTGCAGTGTTTTTCTACATGGTATCAATCTAATCACGATCCTCGCTTCCTCTGCCCGTGCGCCCTACCTCTAGGGCTCACGCCATTGCACCACACAGTCGCCGTTGCGCACCAGCGCCCTCAGCCGCGCCGGTCCGCCGCCCGCTTGCCGCCGCCCCGGCCGCTCGACTTCGTCGCGCCGCCCAGGCCGCCGCCACCAACCCGGCCGCCCGACTCCGTCCACCGCCCAGGCCGCCGCCTCACCCGGCCGTCCGACTTCGTCGCGCGGCCGCCTACCCGCGGCCCTGCTCCTCGCGATCAGGCGACTACCTCCGGCGTCCTAGGGTCGTCCACAGCCGGCACCATGGGAGACGGCGTCGCCCCAGCCTTCTTCGCTGCTTATGCAGCCGTCAACGTGAAGCAACACGTTCCGATCTCCCTCAGCCTTGTGCGTCCCAACTACTCCAAGTTGAAGGCGTTCTTCACCGCCCTCTGCGGCAAGTATGGGCTGCTCGGCCACATCGATGGCACGGAGGACACGTGCTCGGCTGACCCCATGTGGTCTCAGCAGCCGACGCCTGCATCCATGGCTAGATGTACAGCTCCTGCGACGACACCGTCCTTGACCTCGCCATGGAGCCCGATCAAGACGCGCACGCTCTGTACGTCTCCATCGAGGCCCTGTTCCAGGCGAACAAGGAGCCTCGAGCGATCGTCCTCGGGCAGGAGTTCCACAGCATGTCCCAGGGCGATCTCTCCGTTGACGCCTACGCACAACAGATGAAGCACACCGCCGATGCACTACGGGAGGTTGGGCATACCATCTCCCTTTCGCAGCTCGTGCTCAATCTCCTGCGCGGCATCAATCCTCGCttcgccgccaccgccgacaTCATCGCCAATATGTCGCCGCTTCCTGAAGTCTGCCACCAACATGCTCCGCGTTAAGGCCGCTTCCTGACTTCAAGTCTACCACCAACATGCTCCGCGTCAAGGAACTTCGTCTCGGCAGCGAGGGTAAGGAGGTTTCGTCATCAGCACTCGCTGCTTCCACCAACTCCTCTTGCACCTCGCCTTCCTGCCAGTCCACCTCCTCTTCGGCCTCCAACCGTGGAGGTGGTGGCAAGGGCAAAGGTGGCCGCGGCGGCAACGACAACGGCAACAACAGCGGCGGTGGCGCAACCAGCAGCAGCATGGCGCCCCTCAGGGCGTCTCCGGCGGTCGTCAGGCTCCTCAGCCGACCGGCCCTTGGGTTTTGCTACAACCCTTGGGCCGTCCAGTGGACTTCTCAGCCACAGCGTGCGCAACAACACGATACTCAGCCTCCGCACTCGAACGAGAAACCGTAGTTTGTCGTTTGGAGGACCAAGAGGCTACTGCGTCTTCCTCGGCGACAACTTAGTCTCTTGGTCCTCAAAACGACAAACTATGGTTTCTCGTTCGAGTGCGAAAGCTGAGTATCGTGCTGTTGCGCACGATGTGGCTGAGACTTGTTGGCTTTGTCAGCTACTTCAGGAGCTCCACACACCCATATCTTCGGCGACGATCGTCTACTGCGGCAATGTTAGTGCTGTCTACATGACCGCCAATCAAGTTCATCATCGTCGCACGAAGCATTTTGAGATAGATATTCACGTCGTCCGTGAGAAGGTTGCTTTGGGACAGGTTCGGGTGCTCCATGTTCCATCGTCTCGTCAGTTCGCGGACATTATGACCAAAGGGTTACCTGTACTTTAGGTCCGGTTTTTGTGTTCGTGACTTTATTCACTGACTTTAGGTCCGGTCTTTATGTTCGTGACACTCCCGCTTAGACGGGTGTTAGAATATAATTATAACAGCCCATTGGCCTTGTATTCCTAGCCTGACTTGTATTAGTACCATATTGTAACTTGTACATATACTGCAAGCCTTCCCGGCTATATATATGAAAGGTCACCCCCCTATTGGGTGTGCGGTGTTTCTCTACAATAAGTTTAAAATAGGATTAAGTCCACTTTTAGCCCCTCAACTATTAGTCGAGTTTAATTTTAGTCCTCAACTAAAAAACCGTCTGTTTTTCACCCTCAACTATTAAAACCGGTCACTTTTAGCACCCAGAGAGAGGATAGGGCGGTTTTAAGCCACTTTGAgcgttttttccttttttcttttctatggttAAACCTGTGAATTTCATAGTGAATTGTTTGAGCATGGtaaattcatcaaattttttgggtagccttgtcatgatgttttctataaaggaaaaatatgaaactataaaagtaagtattttttggatgctaaaaaattagctcttttaattaatataCATGCTCTATGATTTTgtaggataatatatatatcctatgatcatgaaactttttgtgtAACTGTTTTATACTAAGATAGTCCTTCAAAAAAAGTTCAAGATTAATTTAATGATGTTTGCTTATGTCCCTAATTTATATGTAATTAACAAAGCATATAAATTAGGGATATAAGCAAACATCATCAAATTAATCTCAAACTTTTTGTGGAGGTCTATCTTAGTATACAATAGTTatgcaaaaagtttcatgatcataagatatatatattatcctacAAAAATCAGAACatacatttattaattaaaagagctaaTTTTTTAGCATAAAAACACTACTTAGAGATATAAGCAAACATCATCAAATTAATCTCAAACTTTTTGTGAAGGTCTatcttagggtttagggttatgcaaaaagtttcatgatcataggatatatatattatcctacAAAAATCAGAACatacatttattaattaaaagagctaaTTTTTTAGCATAAAAACACTACTTATTTTcatagtttcacattttttctGCATAGAGAGCATCATGACAAGGCTACCCaaaaaatttgatgaatttaCCATGCTCAAACAATTTACTATGAAATTCACAGGTTTaaccatagaaaagaaaaaggaaaaaccgcTCAAAGTGGCTCAAAACCGCCCTGTCCTCTCTCCAGGTGCTAAAAGTGACCGGTTTTGATAGTTGAGGGTGAAAAAACAGACGGTTTTGTAGTCGAGGGCTAAAATTAAACTCGGCCAATAGTTGAGGGGCTAAAAGTGGACTTAATCCTTTAAAATAGCTATACAAACATGCTCTCAcgatttataattaaataaattcCATGGACGTTTAGGCTGAACAGGATGTTTAGTGTGTAGATATTACTTGAAACAATAAACTTATTGATGACTGCATGCATTGGTGAAGAGATGGGTGGCATTCAGATATTCCAAGGCATGCTTTAGATTTCTAAACAATTTTATATTAAGGAACCAAACGGGAACAATACCAGAATGCGGAGCAGCTGAGAAGGCTGCTTTTGATAAACAGAGCTCCAAATCAGACATGGAGATTTCACTTCTCGGAACTTTACGTCTCGGATTGTAAGACTGAACGATAGCTAGTGCCACCCATAAAGGTGCATCCAAACTCCGGGTACAGTTGGCTTCTGCTAAGGATGCAAATGAAATGAAGACAGAGGACAGGTTCTTGTCAAAGTAAGGCACTATATAAAATAATAGAGAGGCAACATttagtaaatattttttttcttgaatactCAGAAGAGTTGCAAGTCAGTGTATTAGAGAATAAAAAGGAAGGACTGGTCCCCTTACAAGAGCCCCTAGGAATGAACCCTCCTTCCCCACTCCCCATACTGCTACAACTAGGCAACTAGCCCATAGGGGCCATAGCTAACAAACTGAAGTTCtttgatcaagattagcatggtTCCAATGATAGCATTGGCATTGTATTTAGCAGTTACAGAAGTTCATGCATCTAAATATGGCCTAAAGTGAAATGTAATGAACATAAAAGTAATACAAATTTGTGAAGCTTGTGCTAAAAAAAACTAACCATCAAGCTGAATCAAGTGAAGATCACCCATGTGGAGGTCATCAAATTTAGAAGCACGGTGATAAGCATCTGGAATGCATGTCGATAGACTAGTCAAAGCATCAAACATTCCTCCATGCCCCCAAGTCCCAGAATTATCTATGCAGCTGTGACAGCATTACAAATTATTTAGCACAAAAAATTTGGTTCAGAGGAAACTTGGAAGAAGTCGAAGgacaattttcttttctttatgtTAAGATACAACATCTTAACATCAAGTAGTTGGAAACTTGATATAGATGCCCAAAATAATAAATATACAACAAGAACTATTTTTAGACAATGGGAAACAGAAAACACCACGATCTCTGCATCCAAGACACAGCCATACAGGGAGCAGTAATAGCCATCCACAAATAGCATACTCATATTTTTTCTTACTAGAAAGTATAAGTACCTGAATATGATGGCAGGCTTTTTAGGACAAACTTTTGAAGGATCAGTACAATCTCCATATACAAATTGGATGGAtcctgctgctgaaatattcTGGCTTGTTGTGATATCAGGTTCCTTAACTGCTAGTGTTTGGTAACCCAAACTTTCCCATTTGGCCAATCTCTtttcttctatttttttcttGTTAACATCACGTTTCAGAAGCTTTTCTTCAGGCGCCGCTCTTTGCCTTCCAAATTCAACTGTGGCATCTTCACTAGAACCGGAAGCCTCTTTGAACTTCTCGACCCAGGATAGGTATGCAGCTTCGTTTAGCCCAGGATCAATGCGAATAGAATCGGAAGCCCTTCTAATAACAGTTCCATTGTCATCAGTCATATTTGGATTTATCTCAAATGCCCGTTCGTCCTTTTCTGAAGACTCATGGCTACGCATCATGACAACCTTTTCAGACATTGTTTTTAACTTCGCCAGTTTCTCCACACTGATTGTCTCAGCAGCTGTATCCTCATTGATTGTTTCTGTGGCTGTATCTGCTGGATCAAACAGGTGCAAGCCAAAGATAATTGATCTCATGTCACTAGCTTCATGTCCTGGATCTCCTCCCTTCCCATCAGTTCCATCCTCTTCTCCAATAATATTATGGCTAAGCTTAAGTTTTCTGTTGGCTCTTCGCATTATGACCTGATTCCAATTTTGAAAAGGACAAGAAACTCAGAATTTCAAAAACAACTTATTCAAGAGAGCATTAGGGCTCTACCAGTAAGCCCATAGTCTTTACCTCTTCAATTGTGCGCTGTGACACCAAATTTATTGACAACACATGGTTCAACTGTCCAATGCGGTGAGCACGCTGTAGGGCCTGTTTGTCAGCTTGAGGATTCCAATCTTGTTCATAAAAAATAACCTAAACCAATCATCCCAATAAGCATGGATAACATATAAATAAGGTTCATTGTCATCATTAGCAGCTGTTTGCTTGGTACTAAAAAGATATTTATTTAGAATAgataaaatattattagataTAGTAGGCAAAATCAGTCATAGGAGTAGCAATGTTATCAAGTTCAATGAGACTCACAGTATCGGCACCAATGAGATTAAGCCCCACACCACCTGCTCTAGTTGATATCATGAAAACAAATGCTCCACTTTGATTATCATCTCTGATAAGACCTTTCGTAGATTGAGAACTGAAATTTCTTATTGCTGcaaaccgttcctcagcacgtACCGAACCATCTAGGCGCTCATAAGTGTACTTGCGTAGCTCTAGGAAATCCTATTGAAGTGATAACACAAAATAAGAGAATGAAATATATGCATAAGTATTAAGAGAAATAAGTCGCCTATTGTGTTAGCATCACTGGGAAAAAGAAAACCTGAAGAATGTCAAGTGTCTGGGTCATCTGAGCAAATAGCAAAACACGATGTCCACATTCATGGAGCTTCTTCAGGACAAAATCTAGGACAATGAGCTTTCCACTAGCCTGAACAAAGATGACCATAAAATATAATTTAATACCCATGCCAGGTTAACAAAAGTCCAACCTGCTAATTCAAATGGCCCTAGTTGGCTGCTGAGCACGCAGGGAGCACTTTATGAGCAACTTAGAATTTCCAAGTTTTTGATAACAACAAAAATGGCAGTATTATTTGACATGGTGGCACCACACCCATGTCTATTGTTTTACCAGGTTTGGTTAGCACCTGCCCATCTTCTCTTTTTTAAAGAAAGTAAAACAAAAAAGGAAGAAAAGGGGGCTTCCTATTTACCCAGTTTTTCAATTGCATTTTCACAGCTAAACCACGATCATATGACACTAGGTAGATAGACTCTTAGCATTTAATCTTCTAATGAAGCAAACTAACCTGAACTAAATGCTCCCCTTCCACATAAGGCTCAGGTTCAATGCCACTGAACAGATATGGGTGACTGCAAGCTTTCCTCAGTTGTATTACCTGATGAGAATTTAGAAAAGCAAGAAATGAGCATTAAATTTGTTTTCTATGCATAAACTCGAAAAAGCAAGATAGAGCTGATAGATATATACAGCAAGTGTATAGATATATATAGCAAGTGTATATTAGGCAAGTTTACATTAGGCAAGTCCACAATCAGTGTGATTAGCACCTGCTATATATTACCTGTATACTCAGCCATATTGGCCATATATATATGAAGGTCACGCCCCCATGTTGGGTGTTATGAAGGTCACGACTCCTTCTCTTCTCCACCTCTCTCGGCAGAGATGGCTGATGCTGAACCAGCCGCTGATGCACCCGCTCCTGCACAACAGCaggccgtcgtcatccaccccTACACCGCCATCAATGTGAAGACCCACATCCCGGTGGTCTTGGAGATGAAAAACCCCAACTTCACCAAGTGGGCTTCGTTCTTCAAGTCCCTGTGTGGGAAATTCAGTCTTCTCCCTTCTCCTGCTGATCCATCATGGGACATTGCCGAGTGCACCATCCGCAGTTGGATCTTGAACATCGTCGATGACTCCGTCCTTGATCTGGCCCTCACCAAAGAGAACCAGACCGCCGGCGAGCTGTGGGTGGCCATTGAAGGCCTCTTCCGCTCCAACCGCGCACCCCAGGCTGTCTTCCTAAGCAGGGCGACTCGACAATCGACGAGTACTGCCAGAAACTCAAGGTCAAGGCTGCCGCTCTTCGGGATGTCGGCGAAACCATCGAGGACGCCCAGCTTGTCCTCAGCCTCCTTCGTGGCCTCAACCCGCGCTTCAGCGGCACCGCCGACGACATTGCCAATTCTGCTTTTCTGCCCTCCTTCTCCAGGGCCCGCGAGATGCTCTCTCTCAAAGAGCTGCGTCTCGCAATGACGAGAGACCACGGCAGCATCCGCCATGGTGGCCGCTTCTGGTTCCACTTGCACCTCCAAAGGGTGCCGCTCCTCCTCGTCTAATGCTGCTCCCAAGGGCTCCGGGGGCGGAGGCGACAAGAAAGGCAAGGGCGGCAAGAAGCAAGGAGGTTGGCGTGGCCAGGGAAACGACAACACTGGCTGGCAGCAGGGCCACAATGCCCAGGGCAGGGGCAACCGCCCCATGCCATGGTTCTGCTACAACCCATACACCTCCCAAGGCGGTGCTCCTTCAGGCGGCGGCTGGCAGCAAGGCCCCAGCCCTGGCGGCTGGCAGTAGGGCGCCCAAGGCAAGCGCAACCAGGGCCTCCTGGGTGCACACCCACAGGCTAACTTCGCTGCACCACCGACCCCTTCACCAATGTGGGAACAGGCCGGCCTCATCGCCGCCTTAAACCAGATGGCGCTCCAGAACTTCGGCTAGGTCATGGACTCCGGCACCACCTCCCACATGCACGACACGGATGGTATACTTCTTTCTCGTCAACCCTCCTCTATTCCATCCATCACTGTTGGCAACGGTCACCATCTTCCTGTGTCCTGCTCCGCAACTCCACATCACCTGGCAGCACTTCCTCCTTTTCACTTCGCAATGTTCTCGTTGTCCCCTTTCTAGTGCGCAACTTACTTTCAGTTCGCCAATTTACTCGTGACAACCATTGCACTATTGAATTTATGCGTTTGGTTTCTCTGTTAAGGACCTGCAGACAAACGCGTGATTCTTCGCTCCAATAGCCCAGACGGCCTCTACACCGTCCCTGCCACACCATAAGCCAACCTCGCCACCTCCACCAACCTCTGGCACCATCGCCTTGGTCATCCAGGAGTTGCTACCCTAGATTTGCTTAGACAAAATAATTTCATCTCATGTAATAAGTCAGCTCATACTCTCTGTCATTCATGTCAACTTGGCAAGCATGTGCGGCTGCCTTTTGAAATTCCAGCTCGGTTTCATCCTTACCCTTTGAGCTTATTCACTGTGATGTTTGGACTTCCCCGGTCGCTAGTGTTTCTGGTGTACAATACTACCTTGTCATCCTCGATGACTTCACCCACTTTTGCTGGACCTTTCCTCTAGTCCGAAAGTCCGAGGTAGTCACTCACACATCACCAACTTCTGCGCTTTTGTCCACACACAGTTCAGTCTTCTTGTCAAGGCTGTACAGGCTAATAATGGCACTGAGTTCGTCAATAATGCCCCCAGCACCTTTTTTGCCTCCAGCGGCATTCACTTACGCCTCTCCTGCCCTTATACCTCCTCTCAAAATGGCAAGGCTGAACGCATCATTCGTTCTCTGAACAACATCTGTCGCACGCTGCTCATCCACGCTCACATGCCAACCAAATACTAGGCAGAGGCGCTAGCTATAGCCACCTATCTCCTAAACCGACGTCCCTGCTCAGCTATTGGCCATAGAGTTCCTTATGAGCAACTCCACCAGCAGCCCCCTGACTACACCATTCTTCGTGTTTTCGGTTGCCTCTGCTATCCACATCTAAACACAAGCTGGCTCCACGCTCCACCCCTTTCTCGGATACCCCTCCTCCCATAAGGGTTACCGGTGTCTCGACCTCACCACTAGACGGATCATAATTTCCCGTCATATTGTCTTCGACGAGACACGGTTTCCTTTCAGTTCTGACCCCACCAGTGCGCTCCctagctctctggattttcttgTTACAGGTCCTGCCGCGCCGATGCTCCGCACTGCTGCCACGACACCCCCCTGCGGTCACTCCATCGCCAGCCGATGTTGAGCAGCCGCGCCACCGAGCTCATTTGGAGGAGCTCACTGAGAACCCAGCCATCCTACAGCTTGGCCCGATCCTAGCACCTGCTCCTGCTGGCCCTCCGCCCCTACGGGTTTACACTTGGCGATAAAGATGAGCATGCAGCCCGAAGCCCAGAGGCCCGACGCGAAGCCCGGTTTTTTGGCCCGGCCCAAGCCCGGCCTCCATCGGGCCCGTGCCAGGCACGGCCCGGTCCACAGCCCGTGCTTGGGCTGTCCCCACGGCACGGCCCGTTTTCAAAGGGGAGGCCCGGTAGCGGCTCGCTAGCAGGGGGCATATATAACCCCCCGCCCCGGCGCCCCCTGGCTCCCAAACCCTAGCGCTCATTCACCTCCCTCAGTCCCCGCCGCGCACCTCCCTGGCTCCCTCGACGCCTCGACTCGATCCCTCCGTCTCCCTCGACCTCGACTCGATCCGACGAACCCTAATCCTCTCCTTCACTCTCGCCACCGCCGACCACCAGTCTCCCTCGACCGTCTGGGAGATCTCGACTCGATCCCTCCGTCTCCCTCGACCATCTGGGAGATCTCGTCTCAC contains:
- the LOC8059538 gene encoding probable helicase CHR10 isoform X3, translated to MAAPATSYERRLLAAADLVLSADAQDQGTRLPDLGVTADLKPHQLHGVAWLIRRYRLGVNVVLDGAWQDPTSDFSIELSQDPAYCTWTISVLQYVGDKLHRRDLRRTIYEDVQKASTSSRSNDLPFDVLMTTYDIALMDQDFLSQIPWHYAVIDEAQRLKNSSSVLYNVLEQRFIMPRRLLLTGTPIQNNLSELWALMHFCLPSIFGKLDEFLSTFKEAGESLTVDEANKAKGQFKILKHILKAFMLRRTKALLIESGILVLPPLTELTVMVPLTQLQKKLYMSVLRKELPTLISFTRGSSRHQSLQNIVIQLRKACSHPYLFSGIEPEPYVEGEHLVQASGKLIVLDFVLKKLHECGHRVLLFAQMTQTLDILQDFLELRKYTYERLDGSVRAEERFAAIRNFSSQSTKGLIRDDNQSGAFVFMISTRAGGVGLNLIGADTVIFYEQDWNPQADKQALQRAHRIGQLNHVLSINLVSQRTIEEVIMRRANRKLKLSHNIIGEEDGTDGKGGDPGHEASDMRSIIFGLHLFDPADTATETINEDTAAETISVEKLAKLKTMSEKVVMMRSHESSEKDERAFEINPNMTDDNGTVIRRASDSIRIDPGLNEAAYLSWVEKFKEASGSSEDATVEFGRQRAAPEEKLLKRDVNKKKIEEKRLAKWESLGYQTLAVKEPDITTSQNISAAGSIQFVYGDCTDPSKVCPKKPAIIFSCIDNSGTWGHGGMFDALTSLSTCIPDAYHRASKFDDLHMGDLHLIQLDAEANCTRSLDAPLWVALAIVQSYNPRRKVPRSEISMSDLELCLSKAAFSAAPHSAAIHMPRIGYQGGSQRSEWYTIERLLRKYSSLHGIDIFVYYFQRSSRQQADSNIGHADDSAQSNPS
- the LOC8059538 gene encoding probable helicase CHR10 isoform X5, with protein sequence MAAPATSYERRLLAAADLVLSADAQDQGTRLPDLGVTADLKPHQLHGVAWLIRRYRLGVNVVLGDEMGLGKTLQAISLLSYLKIQRIAPGPFLVLCPLSVTDGWLSEFSKFCPSFRVLQYVGDKLHRRDLRRTIYEDVQKASTSSRSNDLPFDVLMTTYDIALMDQDFLSQIPWHYAVIDEAQRLKNSSSVLYNVLEQRFIMPRRLLLTGTPIQNNLSELWALMHFCLPSIFGKLDEFLSTFKEAGESLTVDEANKAKGQFKILKHILKAFMLRRTKALLIESGILVLPPLTELTVMVPLTQLQKKLYMSVLRKELPTLISFTRGSSRHQSLQNIVIQLRKACSHPYLFSGIEPEPYVEGEHLVQASGKLIVLDFVLKKLHECGHRVLLFAQMTQTLDILQDFLELRKYTYERLDGSVRAEERFAAIRNFSSQSTKGLIRDDNQSGAFVFMISTRAGGVGLNLIGADTVIFYEQDWNPQADKQALQRAHRIGQLNHVLSINLVSQRTIEEVIMRRANRKLKLSHNIIGEEDGTDGKGGDPGHEASDMRSIIFGLHLFDPADTATETINEDTAAETISVEKLAKLKTMSEKVVMMRSHESSEKDERAFEINPNMTDDNGTVIRRASDSIRIDPGLNEAAYLSWVEKFKEASGSSEDATVEFGRQRAAPEEKLLKRDVNKKKIEEKRLAKWESLGYQTLAVKEPDITTSQNISAAGSIQFVYGDCTDPSKVCPKKPAIIFSCIDNSGTWGHGGMFDALTSLSTCIPDAYHRASKFDDLHMGDLHLIQLDAAIHMPRIGYQGGSQRSEWYTIERLLRKYSSLHGIDIFVYYFQRSSRQQADSNIGHADDSAQSNPS
- the LOC8059538 gene encoding probable helicase CHR10 isoform X1, whose product is MAAPATSYERRLLAAADLVLSADAQDQGTRLPDLGVTADLKPHQLHGVAWLIRRYRLGVNVVLGDEMGLGKTLQAISLLSYLKIQRIAPGPFLVLCPLSVTDGWLSEFSKFCPSFRVLQYVGDKLHRRDLRRTIYEDVQKASTSSRSNDLPFDVLMTTYDIALMDQDFLSQIPWHYAVIDEAQRLKNSSSVLYNVLEQRFIMPRRLLLTGTPIQNNLSELWALMHFCLPSIFGKLDEFLSTFKEAGESLTVDEANKAKGQFKILKHILKAFMLRRTKALLIESGILVLPPLTELTVMVPLTQLQKKLYMSVLRKELPTLISFTRGSSRHQSLQNIVIQLRKACSHPYLFSGIEPEPYVEGEHLVQASGKLIVLDFVLKKLHECGHRVLLFAQMTQTLDILQDFLELRKYTYERLDGSVRAEERFAAIRNFSSQSTKGLIRDDNQSGAFVFMISTRAGGVGLNLIGADTVIFYEQDWNPQADKQALQRAHRIGQLNHVLSINLVSQRTIEEVIMRRANRKLKLSHNIIGEEDGTDGKGGDPGHEASDMRSIIFGLHLFDPADTATETINEDTAAETISVEKLAKLKTMSEKVVMMRSHESSEKDERAFEINPNMTDDNGTVIRRASDSIRIDPGLNEAAYLSWVEKFKEASGSSEDATVEFGRQRAAPEEKLLKRDVNKKKIEEKRLAKWESLGYQTLAVKEPDITTSQNISAAGSIQFVYGDCTDPSKVCPKKPAIIFSCIDNSGTWGHGGMFDALTSLSTCIPDAYHRASKFDDLHMGDLHLIQLDAEANCTRSLDAPLWVALAIVQSYNPRRKVPRSEISMSDLELCLSKAAFSAAPHSAAIHMPRIGYQGGSQRSEWYTIERLLRKYSSLHGIDIFVYYFQRSSRQQADSNIGHADDSAQSNPS